A section of the Microbacterium sp. MM2322 genome encodes:
- the valS gene encoding valine--tRNA ligase — protein sequence MTNAHIPDKPALEGLEQKWDAAWSDAGTYLFDRNAAKAKGRAGVFSIDTPPPTASGSLHIGHVFSYTHTDVKVRYERMRGKTVFYPMGWDDNGLPTERRVQNYYGVRCDTSLPYDPDFTPPFRGDAKSLKPADQVPISRRNFIELCEELTLEDEKQFEDLFRKLGLSVDWTQTYRTISDDTIRTSQLAFLRNLDRGEAYQAMAPTLWDIDFRSAIAQAELEDREQQASYHRVAFHKSDGSGDIHIETTRPELLAACVALVANPDDERYQPYFGTTVRTPLFDVEVPVLAHPLAVKDKGTGIAMICTFGDVTDIIWWRELDLPNRTILGRDGRIIDEAPDVLVTDAAKAAYAELAGKTVFSAKKRIAELLEESGELLEVSKPFTHPVKFYEKGDRPLEIVSTRQWYLRNGARDADLREKLIEMGRGMGWHPDFMRVRYENWTNGLTGDWLVSRQRFFGVPIPVWYGLDENGDRDYDRVLTPDVSRLPVDPTTDVPDGYTEDQRGVAGGFDAERDIFDTWATSSLTPQLAGGWQRDDELWNLVAPFDVRPQGQDIIRTWLFSTMVRSVLEDGRAPWTDASISGFIVDPDRKKMSKSKGNVVTPADILDAHGTDAVRYWAASSRLGADAAFDPQNPTQVKIGRRLAIKVLNAAKFVLSFPVPEGARITHALDASMLATLDQVVRDATKAFDAFDHARALEITESFFWTFCDDYLELVKERAYNQADSGQASAALALRMALSTLLRLLAPVLSFAAEEAWSWFEEGSVHTTAWPEPVGIDGDPAVLRTVGEALISVRRAKTEAKASQKTPVDSLTITGPEAALDAIRSAEGDLAAVGRIAQVSYTPGDAVSVSDIVLTPQEA from the coding sequence ATGACGAACGCGCACATTCCCGACAAGCCCGCCCTGGAAGGCCTCGAGCAGAAGTGGGATGCCGCGTGGTCTGACGCCGGCACGTACCTGTTCGACCGCAACGCGGCCAAAGCCAAGGGCCGCGCGGGCGTCTTCTCGATCGACACGCCTCCCCCGACGGCATCCGGGTCGCTCCACATCGGGCACGTGTTCAGCTACACACACACCGACGTCAAGGTGCGCTACGAGCGCATGCGCGGCAAGACCGTGTTCTACCCGATGGGCTGGGACGACAACGGCCTGCCGACCGAGCGTCGCGTGCAGAACTACTACGGCGTGCGGTGCGACACCTCGCTCCCCTACGACCCCGATTTCACGCCGCCGTTCCGCGGCGACGCGAAGAGCCTGAAGCCGGCCGATCAGGTGCCGATCAGCCGCCGCAACTTCATCGAGCTCTGCGAGGAGCTGACCCTCGAGGACGAGAAGCAGTTCGAGGACCTGTTCCGCAAGCTCGGCCTCTCGGTCGACTGGACGCAGACCTACCGGACGATCTCCGACGACACGATCCGCACGAGCCAGCTCGCCTTCCTCCGCAACCTCGACCGTGGCGAGGCGTATCAGGCCATGGCGCCGACGCTCTGGGACATCGACTTCCGCTCCGCGATCGCGCAGGCCGAACTCGAGGACCGCGAGCAGCAGGCGTCGTACCACCGCGTCGCCTTCCACAAGAGCGACGGCTCCGGCGACATCCACATCGAGACGACCCGGCCCGAGCTGCTGGCCGCCTGCGTGGCCCTCGTCGCGAACCCCGACGACGAGCGCTACCAGCCGTACTTCGGCACCACGGTGCGCACCCCCCTCTTCGACGTCGAGGTGCCCGTCCTCGCCCACCCGCTCGCGGTGAAGGACAAGGGCACGGGCATCGCCATGATCTGCACCTTCGGCGACGTGACCGACATCATCTGGTGGCGCGAGCTCGACCTTCCGAACCGTACGATCCTCGGCCGCGACGGTCGCATCATCGATGAGGCTCCCGACGTGCTCGTGACGGATGCCGCGAAGGCGGCCTATGCGGAACTCGCCGGCAAGACCGTCTTCAGCGCCAAGAAGCGCATCGCCGAGCTGCTCGAGGAATCCGGCGAGCTGCTCGAGGTCTCGAAGCCGTTCACCCACCCGGTGAAGTTCTACGAGAAGGGCGACCGGCCGCTCGAGATCGTCTCGACCCGCCAGTGGTACCTCCGCAATGGCGCGCGCGATGCGGACCTCCGCGAGAAGCTCATCGAGATGGGTCGCGGCATGGGGTGGCACCCCGACTTCATGCGGGTGCGATACGAGAACTGGACCAACGGCCTCACCGGCGACTGGCTGGTGTCGCGGCAGCGCTTCTTCGGCGTGCCGATCCCGGTCTGGTACGGGCTCGACGAGAACGGCGACCGCGACTACGACCGCGTGCTCACCCCCGACGTGTCCCGCCTCCCCGTCGACCCCACCACCGACGTGCCCGACGGCTACACCGAGGATCAGCGCGGCGTGGCGGGCGGCTTCGACGCCGAGCGCGACATCTTCGACACCTGGGCGACGTCCTCGCTGACCCCGCAGCTCGCCGGCGGCTGGCAGCGCGACGACGAACTCTGGAACCTCGTCGCTCCGTTCGACGTGCGCCCCCAGGGCCAGGACATCATCCGCACGTGGCTGTTCTCGACCATGGTGCGTTCGGTTCTCGAGGACGGCCGCGCGCCGTGGACGGATGCCTCCATCTCGGGCTTCATCGTCGACCCCGACCGCAAGAAGATGTCGAAGTCGAAGGGCAACGTCGTGACGCCCGCCGACATCCTCGACGCGCACGGGACGGATGCCGTGCGGTATTGGGCGGCCTCGAGCCGGCTCGGCGCCGACGCCGCCTTCGACCCGCAGAACCCGACGCAGGTGAAGATCGGTCGCCGCCTGGCGATCAAGGTCCTCAACGCGGCGAAGTTCGTGCTGTCGTTCCCCGTCCCCGAGGGCGCTCGCATCACGCACGCTCTCGACGCGTCGATGCTGGCGACCCTCGACCAGGTGGTCCGCGACGCGACGAAGGCATTCGACGCGTTCGACCACGCGCGCGCCCTCGAGATCACCGAGTCGTTCTTCTGGACGTTCTGCGACGACTACCTCGAACTCGTGAAGGAACGCGCCTACAACCAGGCGGATTCGGGCCAGGCGTCGGCTGCTCTCGCACTCCGGATGGCGCTGTCGACACTGCTCCGCCTGCTGGCCCCCGTCCTGTCGTTCGCGGCAGAAGAAGCGTGGTCGTGGTTCGAAGAGGGTTCTGTGCACACCACTGCGTGGCCCGAACCGGTGGGCATCGACGGCGACCCCGCCGTGCTCCGCACAGTCGGCGAAGCGCTCATCTCGGTGCGGCGTGCGAAGACCGAAGCGAAGGCCTCGCAGAAGACGCCGGTCGACTCGCTCACGATCACCGGGCCGGAGGCTGCACTCGACGCGATCCGCTCGGCGGAGGGCGACCTCGCGGCAGTGGGACGCATCGCGCAGGTGTCGTACACCCCCGGAGATGCCGTGTCGGTCAGCGACATCGTCCTCACCCCGCAGGAGGCCTGA
- a CDS encoding type IV toxin-antitoxin system AbiEi family antitoxin domain-containing protein has product MRVTDAVAQGGGIVRSAVLRRQGFSDRAVRVAVDAGELVRPRRGWVATLRSDPALRAAAAAGVVLSCATQAQRLGLWVLRADAVHVAASAHSGSVRIEDPNTVVHWAEPIVPRAPDALVDPIENVLALTASCLPFEEALAIWESALERGMVQLPVLRRLPFPGRAREVLAQATPFAGSGLESFIPPRLAWLRVHIVPQAWIAGHRVDFLIGDRLVLQIDGGTHVGAQRDGDNAHDAELMLLGYHVVRVGYAQVVHRWHVVQDTITRAVAQGLHLAEG; this is encoded by the coding sequence ATGAGGGTGACGGATGCGGTGGCGCAGGGCGGCGGGATCGTTCGATCGGCGGTGTTGCGCCGACAGGGCTTCAGCGATCGAGCGGTGCGAGTGGCGGTGGACGCCGGCGAGCTGGTGAGGCCGAGGCGGGGCTGGGTCGCGACGCTGCGGAGCGATCCCGCGCTCCGAGCGGCAGCCGCCGCGGGAGTGGTCCTCTCGTGCGCGACGCAGGCGCAGCGGCTCGGGTTGTGGGTGCTTCGGGCGGATGCCGTGCACGTTGCGGCTTCCGCTCATTCGGGCTCGGTCCGGATCGAGGACCCGAATACGGTCGTCCACTGGGCGGAACCGATCGTGCCCCGCGCGCCCGACGCGCTCGTCGATCCGATCGAGAACGTGCTCGCGCTGACCGCCTCGTGCCTACCGTTCGAGGAGGCCCTCGCGATCTGGGAGTCGGCCCTCGAGCGCGGGATGGTGCAGCTACCGGTTCTGCGTCGGCTCCCGTTCCCCGGGCGGGCTCGGGAGGTCTTGGCGCAGGCGACGCCGTTCGCCGGATCGGGTCTCGAGTCTTTCATCCCGCCGCGGCTCGCGTGGCTGCGCGTGCACATCGTCCCGCAGGCGTGGATCGCCGGACACCGCGTGGACTTCCTGATCGGCGATCGCCTCGTTCTGCAGATCGACGGCGGCACTCACGTGGGAGCCCAGCGCGACGGCGATAACGCTCACGATGCCGAACTGATGCTCCTCGGCTATCACGTGGTCCGTGTCGGATACGCCCAGGTGGTCCACCGCTGGCACGTCGTGCAGGACACGATCACCCGCGCCGTGGCACAGGGATTGCACCTCGCCGAGGGGTGA